A window of Castanea sativa cultivar Marrone di Chiusa Pesio chromosome 8, ASM4071231v1 genomic DNA:
gtgtgtaagagagtgtgagacacactttcattctccctttgaaaaactgattgagagaccacacatcttgggcgtaaagtggaattggagtgaagattaaaagtgttcccaagtgcttctaatctttgttttgaatttctccacaccaaggtacgccatcttgttcttaaattctgaaatttaagtagtgcacgttatcaatcatgaatgaaatagatcctagttcgttgcttccgctgtgggttttgtatgaaatacaaaaccagaatttttccttcagaaaCAAGCTTgtacaaaattttacataaagCAATGGGACGAAAATCAGAAACTCTTTCAAGGCATTTTACTTTTGGGATAAGTGTAAGGAAAGTATGATTTAAATTAgggcttttttttattcaagttaAATGGGTTGTATTTGTATTAACATAACTTGTTTAATTATTAAGTGGGTTAAAATGAGTCAATCATGTCAACCCGCTTCATTATTAAGCCATGTCAGGGTTGAAAGGTTATTacacaattattaaataaatcgTGTTCAGTTTGACTTATTTAGCCCAACATAAAATGACACCCATGTGAGTTCTGATGTGATTACTTAATGATTACCGTATTTTCATTGTCCATGAAGTTGGTTAATTAATCGCTTGAACCATAATTTGTAAGTTGAGGAGCCATTGTTAGTGATTTAGACGCGTTTTTTCACCTGTTCAGAATTgtgcctaattttttttttgttgataaaattgttttggagCGGACCTGAAATAGTGTAAAACAGGTGTGAACAAAGAAGCCAGTATGAGACTGACAATTCCATAATGCAAACTAACAATAAAAGCTAGGGAACCCACCTTGTTGAATTCACATTTCCGCATAATATAaacaaacatttttcttttgtccaAATGTGTGACCGATGACCAACCCATTTCATAAGCAAGAAAATCCAGCCGCTCCTTTTTGTTTCCAGTCAAAACAGTCAAATTTAATTCATTGCCACGAGtaaacaaaacacacaaattTCTCTCTCCACTCACTCATCCATGGCCAATTGGTTTTTACATTTTCTACGGAACCAAAAACAGTGTGTTTAAACTCTGAATATTCAAACCCaaggactctctctctctctctctctctctctctttcctatGCCTTTTCACTTGGACTTTTGTGTCTTTGGGTTGTTTGAAAAAGTAGAAAGACTCGCACATAAAGAAGTCTTCGTGTGACAATAACACCCTACTGATGATGCTTCCTAGCTGATTCTTGAGTTCCTATACTGCAGAGAGTGTCTTCTACGTTTCTAGTGTTGCCcctcctttcttcttttcccttttaattattatacctgtttcattcttcttcttcttatagcTATAGCTACTTCTCAATCTGATACAACATAGTCATCATCTCAGGTATGTCTGAGACCACCATTTTCTCTTTTAGGTATCTTCTAAATTGTCTTACTGTTTGATGTGTCACTGAGATTGATCTATTGGGTTGCGATTTAAGGTTAGTGTCAGTAACATCCTCTGTGATCATTTTAGGGCTGTTAGAGTTGCTactgttcatttgtttgttgggACTTTTTATTTCTATAGTTGTTTTGCTTTAGATTAAGTTCTCTTCAGTTGGGTTATATTCTAGTTGAATTAGGTCTTTTCTGagagtggaaattaaatttccttaaaaaaaaaaaaatttattattgggGTTTGTACCATTACAGCTAAATTTTGTAAATTGAGTGTTTTATGCTCCAAGTTCATTGAAAGTCCCTtgtattgtgaaatttgtaattgggttttgagttattttattcTGAGGAGACTCCATAAGAAATAATCCCATGCACATGATGTTGAATGGCAAAGATTTTGTTCGTCTAGGTCACACTTTGATCTTGtctgtggtggtggtggtggtggtgtatAGTAGTTCAAGTTATGCCACATCTACTGATATTTACTGCTTGAAAACTATCAAAGAGTCTCTTGAAGACCCTTACAACTACTTGAACTCTTCATGGGATTTTAACAACAATACTGAGGGATTCATTTGTAAGTTCACTGGTGTTGAATGTTGGCACCCTGATGAGAATAAAGTTCTAAATATCCGCCTTTCAGACATGGGTCTTAAGGGCAAGTTCCCTCGAGGCATCGAGAATTGCTCAAGCATGACAGGCTTAGATCTTTCTAGCAACAAGTTATCTGGACCCATCCCTAGTGATATATCACAGAAACTTCCATATATTACATCCCTTGATCTCTCATCCAACAGTTTTTCGGGTGGGATCCCATTGAGTCTTGCAAATTGTACATACTTGAATGTGCTTAAACTCGATAACAACCAGTTAAACGGTACAATCCCTCTGCAACTTGGCCAGCTCAGTCGGATGAAGGCTTTTAGTGTGTCCAACAATCGTTTGTCAGGTCAAGTCCCTACCTTCAGTTTTTCTATACAGGCTGACAGCTATGCAAATAATCTAGGACTTTGTGGGGGACCTCTGGCATCTTGTCCAGGCACTGTAAAGAAATCTCGTGTTGGAATTATTGCAGCAGCAGCCGTTGGTGGTGTAACTATTACGGCTATTTTCGTGGGTATTGTTCTCTACTACTTCTCACGTGGCGTGGTTATTAAGAAGAAGGAAGATGACCCTGAAGGTAACGAATGGGCTAAGAACATCAAAGGAACAAAAGGCATCAAGGCAAGTTTTCTGATTCAAAACATTGCTCATAGAAAAACTATTTATGATATCTAGTTTGCATAAGCAAAGCTATCTTTTCCTCCATATCTTGATTCTTGTATATAGAATAACTTGTTGaaccttaaaaaaaactaacaaagagGGTAATGCTATGTACAGGTTTCAATGTTTGAGAAGTCGGTTTCGAAAATGAAGTTGAGTGATCTGATGAAGGCAACAGACAACTTTAGCAAAAACAATATCATTGGAACGGGAAGAACCGGAACGCTATACAAAGCATTGCTTCCTGATGGTTGTTCCCTTATGGTTAAGAGGCTTCAAGACTCTCAGCGATTAGAGAAAGAATTTGTGTCTGAGATGAATACGCTGGGGAATGTGAAGCACGGCAACTTGGTTCCCTTGATGGGGTTTTGCATGGCAAAGAAGGAGAGACTTTTGGTGTACAAATACATGGAAAATGGGACACTCTATGATCAATTACATGATACAGAACCTGAGGCCAGGAGCATGGACTGGCCCTTGAGGCTCAAAATTGCAATTGGAGCAGCTAAAGGTTTGGCATGGCTTCATCATAACTGCAACCCACGGATTATCCACCGAAACATAAGCTCCAAATGCATACTTTTGGATAAGGATTTTGAGCCTAAGTTATCTGATTTTGGCCTTGCAAGGCTTATGAACCCCATTGACACCCATTTGAGTACTTTTGTTAATGGGGAGTTCGGCGATTTGGGTTATGTTGCTCCTGAGTATCCACGGACATTGGTAGCCACTCCAAAGGGcgatgtttatagttttggagtTGTTTTGTTAGAGTTGATTACGGGTGAGACACCGACCCATGTGGCTAGTGCCCCTGAGAGCTTTAAGGGAAGTTTAGTTGAGTGGATCACAGATCTGTCAACTACTTCTCTTGTCCAAAATGCCATTGATAAGTCTTTGCTTGGACAGGGTTTTGATAATGAGCTTACCCAATTTCTTAAAGTTGCTTGTAATTGTGTATCGCCAACTGCAAAACAGAGACCTACTATGTTTGAAGTATACCAGCTTCTTAGAGCAATTGGGGAGAGATACCATTTCACAACTGATGATGACATCTTTATGCCAACTGATACCAGTGATGCTAATTTCCCAGATGAACTTATTGTTGCTCAAGAAAGAATTCAGGTCCATTGAATGACAAAGGTTAATTTTAGCATGAGATATTGTAGTTTGATCCCATAAGAAAGAAGCATGTTTGATATATAATAGTTCTAGCTGTAATGACTTATTACATTATTATGCAATAATGCAAAGATGTATATGTAGAGTTTCATAGGTTTTTTGTGTCACTTCCTTGTTTGAAGCAAAAATTGTATGTAGCATATTCTATTCTCTAAGTTGTAATGTTAGCTACTATTATTTGATTTCATTGTCAGGAAAATTACATTATACCATTCTAAACTATGCCttaaattacactttgcaccttaaATTATTTAGAAAGAAGCATGTTTGATATATAATAGTTCTAGCTGTAATGACTTATTACATTATTATGCAATAATGCAAAGATGTATATGTAGAGTTTCATAGGTTTTTTGCGTCACTTCCTTGTTTGAAGCAAAAATTGTATGTAGCATATTCTATTCGCTAAGTTGTAATGTTAGCTACTATTATTTGATTTCATTGTCAGGAAAATTACATTATACCATTCTAAACTATGCCCTAAATTATACTTTGCACCTTAAATTATTCGAATACACAATTTGCACCTTAAACTATTAATCACGTGACTTGCAAATGTGTGTTGCCTAAGTGGcacaaatttaaaagaagaaaaagaaaaaaaagaaaaaactcctcttcataatcaattaaaaacaaaactttttttttccaagtctCTCACATGCGTGTGCATATCAACCTCTCCCCCCAAATCAAAATCTCCGCAACCCTAAATCCCTAAATCAAAATCATCTTTGGCACCACTACTACCCCACCACCGTTATTCCTAGAAGCATTAGTGTCTGGACTTCATATTTTAGAtaactttttggaaaaataaaaatgatctaGATTTCCATGCTTGTTGCAGCTTAGTATTTTTTCTgcttttcatatttatatagttGGCAACGTGGTCTCTTTGGTATGCTCCAAAGATGGGAAGTGTGCGGTTATGGATGACATTAGACATTCTTGATCCTAATGCCTAGGGATGGACAAAAAGATACTATTTCGTGGTATTAATCATTGAATTATGTACAAAGCTTTCCACTGAATTTTTCCATCATCATTTGCTGTTCTTTGTTGTTTGTgcacatttttacaacaatccAGGAAACTAGCATGGAgggttattttgaaaatctaactcaTTGTTTCATCATAACAACTTTTCCTTCAAAACCATCTAGGAATTATCACTTGCTATGTTGCAAAATCATTGGCTTATCTGAAAGTTGATAAATAAAATGTGTTGCTCCACTATTAAGAGTGGTGTCATGGTGGTGGTGCCGAAGATGATTTTGATTTGGGGATTTATGACTATAGGGATTTTGATTTGGGGAGGTGCTGATACACACGAGagagctggaaaaaaaaaaagattgataagATGGGGTTTTTGGTCTTTTAAGTTTGTGCCACTTAAGTAATACACATGTGCAAGTCACGTGTCTCATGTTTCTGTCTAACTTAAGAGTAAAACTAACGTTAGGGGTGCAAAATGTAACAAAGGTCTTAGTTTAGGGTGGAAACTGTAATTTTGGGTATAATTTAgggtggtaaaatgtaatttttgcccccattttatatttgataattgTTGTTGTGGATTTGGGCAAGTAAACTAATCTAAacttaacccccccccccctcccaaaaaaattaactaatctGATGATATGCCTAGTATTTCCTCAAGTTGTAGTAGCTATTGTAAACACAAAATCTCAAGCTTGGAAATCAAACAATCGAAATAATTTcataaatgtatttttgtattgatgaatttttAGGTACAATTCTTTGTATTTAGATTATAATACAATAGAATAGTCATTTGATTCGATCTCCTTATAAAAGTCATCAATTCAAGAATTGTGTCGTTCAAACACAAGATATTCTCACTTTGATTGGAAAGTGGCTTGAAAGATCTTTGTAATGGAATTGTGAGGAATCTTTGGCTATGAGCTTGCTAGAAATTTTTCGTTTGTCTCGTTCTTTGTGTATTTGTCTTCGAAGATTTGTAGTGAAAGTTCTTTGGGGTTTTAGATGCTTGAATCCATAGAGCTTCACTAATATGTAGTCTTTTGGAGTTTTTAGATGTTTtcgagcttgattccagtgaactttgagatctagaAGGATAATTTGAATGATTTTGCTTCAAATGTTCTTTGTATTCAAATGTTGAAATTCTTAAAGTTCTTTGGAGGCTTTGGAGCTTGATTCTGACAAAGTTTCGAGACTTTGTGTATGAATGTCTCTCCACAAGACCGAGGAGAGTCTCTATTGATAGGAGTGTTAAGGAGATATGAAGACACGTGATTGACTCTCATTGATGATATGTGTTATGATTTAAATGAAGGAACTTTATGTCTTTTTCTCCAAGGTGTTGATACTGTATTTTGTGTGACCCCGATTAACGTGCCAAAATAATGATTTAAAGCttaaaaaatggtgaaaacCATGATTTTGAAAACCAAAAGTTGGGAACAGTGTGAAAAAAATCCTATTTACCCTAATTggacaacaaaacaaaaaatccaaaatcagaCTTGCCATTTCTAGTAAAAATTGACATTCTTTGACTAAACCTTAACTGGGAATGGTCAAAACTCTGAATTTTTTATCCAACCATTCGATCGAGGTAAATTTTAAACCATCTTAAATATTATGGAATTCCCTGCGAAATGACAGTTCACGGGCCAAAATGGGAGTTAAAACAAATGAGATATCAAGAAAATACCAAAATCTTGATtaaatgttattattttaaggtaaaaaagCTGTTTTTAGGGCATTtttggaccaaaaaaaaaagtaccaattCAGCCACAACTAGTGCAATATGCCTGAAACAGATTTAAGTATTATGAGTCATCTATTTTCGTAAAAAGAGCTCGGCGATATTTGCTCTGGATTGGGAGAAATGAATTTTCCAAGAAAAGTGCTATTAAATTTCCTACATTGCGTCAAGGCAATTTGGGTGAGATATTGCAGAAACATTTCACCCCCACCCGCAAAAAGCAATATGTGGTTGGGTGAGATGTTGCTGCAACATCTAACCCCCTCTAGAAaagaaccccccccccccccctctagCTATATCATGcacaaaaaacctaaaaattctctctctctctctctctctctctctctctctctctctctctcttataggAATAtagtttctctctccttttctttaGGAAAACCCCTCTCTAAACAGAAACTCCAACCCCCTTTGTCACAATTTTCACACTTCCAAAACTCTTAGGAAAGCTTTGTAATAGAGATGGTTAGTTTTGCTCATAGCTACACCAttctctttccttctctctttatAAGTACatcgttatatatatatatatatatattgaaatgctctttttgttttttgagaaaccaataAGTCCATATTATTAAGCTAAAACAGAAAAATCAGAAAGGAATACATCCTCTAAATCACTAGGCAGTTCTTCTACCTATACATCAAAATCTATGGACAAAACCACTCTTCTAGCTAAAGCATGAGCCAACTTATTATCCTCTCTTGTAGGGAAGCCCCTTAATTGTGCGCATCCTCAATAATAGTCCCATACAAAGTATTGCAACGCTCCCTAACTTTCAAAGCCTGAACCACCTTCAAACAATCACCCTCCACTACTACTTTGAAAACACTCAATTCTTTAGCAAACATAACGGCTCGGAGTGCAGCCAAAGCTTTAGTTGTTTCCACAAAATGAGGCAGCCCAATTTTCTGACTTAAGGCAGCGATAACATGACCAGTGCCGTCCCTTATCACAACCCCCGGACATGCATAACCCAACAAATCAAAAATGGCAGCatcataattgattttttttaaaatcaccaTCAGGCAGAACCCAGCGAACAGGAAGGCTTCTAATTCTCAGCCTAGCTTCTTGTTTATTAGCATCGAAAAATTCAATTACCAGAGCCTTTGCTCTTTCACTGATTTCCTGTAGAGGCCACACAGATTGACTCATCCGCAAACGCTTACGTCTTTGCCATAAACACCATGCCATTGTAGAGAATAATGCCACATGATACGTCGACCCTCTGCGCAACACTTCCTCCAAAAGATCAAAGAAACTTTGAAAACCTATTCCGTAGTATGGGACAAAATTGAATCTGACTTCCACACCGCCTGAGCGTGCTCACACAGCCATAGACTATGCAAAGTAGTCTCTTGAAAATCCCCACACAGCTCACAAATATCCCCAACTGGCAGGTGTAGAGCTTTAAAGCTCATTTTTGTAGGCAAAGAATCTCTAGCAGCACGCCATATAAAATGGCAAATCCTATTTGGAGTTCGAATCTTTCAAATGCCCTTCCAAACCTGTTGAGAGTCCTCCAGAGAAGAAGTACTTGGTTCTTGGCAGCTTACTTCATCCATTAGCACACGATAAGCACTCCTTTCGCTATAATTACCATTCGGAGTTAAAGGCCAGATCAGCAGGTCCTCAACCTGCCCTTCATTAACAGGAATGACCTTTATCATCTCAGCTTCCCACGGCAAGAAAGTCCTCTCCAACAGCCCGGATCCCAGATTCTCGTACCTGGATAAAACAGATCCTTAACATGAAAAACCTGTGAAGTAAGTCTAGGGGAAATAACCTTACTATGGTCTTGAGCAGGTAACCATTTATGATcccaaacaacaattttactCCTATCCTCCACTCTCCAAATAGCCCCTTTATTAATTACATCACGTGCCTGTAAAATACTCCGCCATGCATATGAGCACCGAGGATAGACATTAGCGTCAAGAATATTCCCAGACAGAAAATATTTTGCACTAAAAACCTTGAACACTAATGTGTCCTTTTGATGTAACAACCTCCACACCTGTTTAGCAAGCAAGGcattattaaatttttgaatATCTTTAAAACTCATACCTCCCACGGATTTTGAGGAACAAAGCGTACTCCATTTAATCCAGTGGATTTTCTTAGCATCACcttgaccccaccaaaacttGCAAATCATGGCTTCAATATCTTTGCATAGGCCCATCTGAAGCTTGAAAACACTCATGGAATACGTGGGAATAACTTGAACCACTGCCTTGATCATCACCTCTTTCCTCGCTTGAGACAAAAGCTTTTCCTTCCACCCTTGCATTTTGGCCCAAATTCTTTCCTTTAGTTGGGTAAAGCATGCTTTCTTTCGACACCTAACAAACTAGGGGAGCCCCAAATacttctcataattttttattgccaGAACTCGTAAAGATAATTTAATAGCCTCCTGTATCTACACATCAGTATTTCTGCTAAAAAATAAGGTAGTCTTATTTTCATTGCTCATTTGCCCCGAATCTGCTTCATCATAAGATAGAAGTTCTTGAATCGTCTCACATTCGGCCAAAGTAGACCTAGAAAAAAACAAGCAATCATCTGCGAAAAAAAGGTGAGTAATCTTAGGCCCCCTTTTACACAAggaaaaaccttgaatttcCCCCTTCAAAGCTGCTTCCCTAATGACAGCATTCAAACCCTCAGcacaaaatagaaatagataaGGTGAGAGAGGGTCTCCCTGTCTCAAACCTCTAGAAGgcttaaacaaatttttaggCTCACCATTCACCAAAACGGAATAAGACACGGTCGTGATGCATTCCATGATCAAAGCCACCCAAGACTCTTGGAAACCCATCCATAAGAGAATTTTTTCAAGAAACAACCATTCCACCCTGTCATAAGCCTTATGCATATCCAATTTAAGAGCCATCAAACCTGTTTTTCCCGTACAAGTATATTTCATATGATGAAGGGACTCAAAGGCTATAAGAATATTATCAGTATTCAATCTGTTAGCAGTAAACGCACTTTGAGCTTCTGAAATAATAGGATTTAGAAAGGTTTCAGCCGATTTCAATTTCTTACTAACAATTTTATAGATCACATTACACAAACTTATAGGCCTAAAATCAGTCACATGCTCAGGGTTCTGAACTTTAGGAATAAGGGTGATAAAAGTATGGTTATTGGATTTCAATAGTGAACCCGAATTTAAACTAGACAATACTGCTTGAGAAATATCCATACCAACCTCACTTTAATATGTTTGATAGAACAATGGGGGCATTCCATCCAGTCCTGGAGCTTTTAAAGGAGCCATTTCTTTAATTGCAAACTCAACTTCCTCCACTATATATGGCCTAGCCAAGTCAGCCCTCATATCATCCCTTTGGACACCATCCAATACACGATCAAAATCATGGAGGTTAGAGGAAGTAAATAATTCAGCAAAATAGGCAGTAAGCATACCTAAAATATGGTCCTCATCTTCATGCCAAGTACCCCTGCATCCCTCAAGCCCTTAATAAAGTTCCTTTGCTTTCTTTGAGTAGCCGaaccatgaaaaaaatttgtattttgatcTCCACATTGCAGCCACTGAAGCCAAGCCCTCTGATGccacattttctcttcttttgcaTACAATTCAGTCAACTCCTGTTTCAGCCACTTTACCTCATCAACATTCCTTGATCTGACTGCCTCCTCTTCAGCCCTCCAAATCAAGTCCttagtctttttaattttctgcaataCATTCCCAAACCGGTCCCTATTCCAGGCCTTTAACATCTTCTTACACTTAGCCATTTTCTTGGTAGCCACAACCATCGGTGAGCCTTCAGCATTACAAGCCCATACCATGGAAATAACCACACTACATTTAGGGTTAGTCAGCCACATCGCCTCGAAACGGAATGGCTTCCTCTTCCACCTTTGGTTCTCTCCATTGGAATCTAAGGAAAGAAGAATCGAGAGATGATCCGAGGTGAACCAGTTCAGATGCCGAATTCTACCTATAGGAAACCAAGAAAGCCACTCATAGTTAACCACCCCCCTGATCCAACCTCTCCCAAATCAGCTCCCTTCAACGACGACCATGCCATGTAAAGTCTGGACCAGAATACCCCAAGTCCACAAAGCCACAATGATCTAAAACATCCCTGAAAACTTGCATGAGACTGTGCGCCCTTGGTTGTCCTCCCCTCTTTTCCTGCGCATGAAGTAATTCGTTAAAATCACCAATACAACACCACGACAACTTTGGTTTAGAACTTAGCATCCTAAACATATTCCACCCTTCATTCCTAATACTAGTGTCTGGTTCACCATAAAACCCTGTAAGCCGCCATGCATCTACAAACCCACCATGAACAATGACGTCAATATCATAAGTAGAAAATCTATCAACCCAAACATTAACACTATCTTTCCATAACATTGCCAAACCGCCACCCCTATTCTCATTAGAAACAGTAAACAAACCATCGAACTTAAGCTTATCACGAACCCCTTccatctttgtttttgttgaccAAGTCTCTAACAAAAAAACTATTCCAGGATCTTTTGCCTGGATTAATTCATCAAGCTCCTCAACTGCGCAGCAGTTCCCAAGCCCCCGGCAGTTCCAAGCTAAGAGATTCATTTCCCGGCGGGGTTGGGACCCAACCTTCACCAATAATTCTGTAATTTCTACATTCCTACTCTTCTTACTCCCTACCTCTGTACCAACCTCAGAATCAATCTCTTTGTGGCttcttttactcaaaaaaaaaaaaaaaaactctttctaCCTGTGGACATGCTCCTACCCTCATTAGTTAAGATTTTTGGTCTCTTTGAACGTCTAGCTCTCCTTGCACCTTTAACACTTGGACCTTGTTGCTGACTTAACCCCTCATTTAATTGGACAAAGCCCATTGCCGATGAGCCCAATCCAACCTCATTATCAACAACTTCATGATGTTCCTGCCCAAGCCCACATTCCACACCTTCTCCCTTTCCATTGTCAAACTTAGTCAGCTTTGCATCTATGGCATCTAATCGCACTTGAAATTCTGATCCATTTGTCCTCCTATGCATGACAACCTCCTCTATTTTGGGCAAGTCCAAATCTTCTAGTGAACCTTGTCTTCTTCCCTCATTATCCCTTGTCCATGAATATCTAAATTAGTCACCGAGTGccttttgttaggacatatgtgtttcacttgtttagaacatatgtcattcttttatgtaattggctaatcctttgacaaaacgtactttacttgtattttggtacatttaagatgtgtttaatgcttcaagaaaacgtgtttcaagatcaagtgttgaagtcatcaagtctgtccaagaaacaagctgaaaagtgcaagtttattaaagctcgacaactagctcaacagctagctcgatagctagcatgtgtcgaggtttaaagagctattacagccccgtggctcgaagctgctcgacagcatctcgacacctctatctgtcaagatttaagaaaaacagattttgagttctgttttgattccaatccgtggatgtgtctttgggccttctattctcctaaccctagacatataaaaagattattgtaagggccgtcaaagagtTCACAAGTTGTACAAGTATTGggaaatccttgttcaagcaagttgtgactagagacaaagttcttgccctagttcatttctcttgtgaagaagttgctgtatAATGTGCaccgtaggattttgtaaccaagcatcttcttgatcttcattgtgtagatgaattgaagaactttgcagccaacaatcttctctagttggtgattgaagtcgcggactaggatccgcgcaattagttagtcacgtacttgggagtcgtgcattgaaatgagaaattgtcactacagaacaagtccaattgggtattggggtaagggttcaactgtagcttcgtaaggtacttgagattcctttacttataaccgcttgttgtgataatagtggaatttcgggagtgatgaccttaaaatcacccggtggggtttttgccgtgtaggttttccccattcgtaaacaaatcactgtgtcatttaatttccgatgcatacttagtttaattggtgatttgtttgtgctaccacgcaatttgcatgttaatttgattaattaataacttggctaattaataaattaatccatcacaaggggtcaatacttTTTGGCCTATCACCTTTCACTCTCCCTCTCTGTTAGCCCATGTTCCTCATCATCTGAATCTTTGGCAGAACATTGATCACCAACGTTAGGGCCTTCTTCCTCCAAACTTGCGACCTTCACCACTGTTTTCCTAGCCAGATTTGGAGTTGAAGCTCTTAACTAAAAGCTGAACTGATGACCCTTCTCTGTCAAAGTACCATTCCCTTTAAGCCAAATAGGGCACTCTTTATCCATATGTGTCAGTTTCCCACACCAATAGCAAAG
This region includes:
- the LOC142607803 gene encoding probably inactive leucine-rich repeat receptor-like protein kinase At5g48380 isoform X1, with the protein product MHMMLNGKDFVRLGHTLILSVVVVVVVYSSSSYATSTDIYCLKTIKESLEDPYNYLNSSWDFNNNTEGFICKFTGVECWHPDENKVLNIRLSDMGLKGKFPRGIENCSSMTGLDLSSNKLSGPIPSDISQKLPYITSLDLSSNSFSGGIPLSLANCTYLNVLKLDNNQLNGTIPLQLGQLSRMKAFSVSNNRLSGQVPTFSFSIQADSYANNLGLCGGPLASCPGTVKKSRVGIIAAAAVGGVTITAIFVGIVLYYFSRGVVIKKKEDDPEGNEWAKNIKGTKGIKVSMFEKSVSKMKLSDLMKATDNFSKNNIIGTGRTGTLYKALLPDGCSLMVKRLQDSQRLEKEFVSEMNTLGNVKHGNLVPLMGFCMAKKERLLVYKYMENGTLYDQLHDTEPEARSMDWPLRLKIAIGAAKGLAWLHHNCNPRIIHRNISSKCILLDKDFEPKLSDFGLARLMNPIDTHLSTFVNGEFGDLGYVAPEYPRTLVATPKGDVYSFGVVLLELITGETPTHVASAPESFKGSLVEWITDLSTTSLVQNAIDKSLLGQGFDNELTQFLKVACNCVSPTAKQRPTMFEVYQLLRAIGERYHFTTDDDIFMPTDTSDANFPDELIVAQERIQVH
- the LOC142607803 gene encoding probably inactive leucine-rich repeat receptor-like protein kinase At5g48380 isoform X2 yields the protein MGLKGKFPRGIENCSSMTGLDLSSNKLSGPIPSDISQKLPYITSLDLSSNSFSGGIPLSLANCTYLNVLKLDNNQLNGTIPLQLGQLSRMKAFSVSNNRLSGQVPTFSFSIQADSYANNLGLCGGPLASCPGTVKKSRVGIIAAAAVGGVTITAIFVGIVLYYFSRGVVIKKKEDDPEGNEWAKNIKGTKGIKVSMFEKSVSKMKLSDLMKATDNFSKNNIIGTGRTGTLYKALLPDGCSLMVKRLQDSQRLEKEFVSEMNTLGNVKHGNLVPLMGFCMAKKERLLVYKYMENGTLYDQLHDTEPEARSMDWPLRLKIAIGAAKGLAWLHHNCNPRIIHRNISSKCILLDKDFEPKLSDFGLARLMNPIDTHLSTFVNGEFGDLGYVAPEYPRTLVATPKGDVYSFGVVLLELITGETPTHVASAPESFKGSLVEWITDLSTTSLVQNAIDKSLLGQGFDNELTQFLKVACNCVSPTAKQRPTMFEVYQLLRAIGERYHFTTDDDIFMPTDTSDANFPDELIVAQERIQVH